In Dermacentor variabilis isolate Ectoservices chromosome 7, ASM5094787v1, whole genome shotgun sequence, a genomic segment contains:
- the inaF-D gene encoding trp-interacting inaF-D encodes MKMANECGASTQPAAAPAGQAATTLAGGGNSSTKNNNNNKDGGGVAGVDTMPGGMPFDTAKAKIYETKRHKKIVRLMTVMAYVLSVSLAAIVLSMYYVFLWDPNMRSELPQSSSDRETGRMTAFAPSSSATNETDCSQLSSAPQKAARVPTATTTATTINDEPTVVDATVGYDVTAGDASPSEIPFGEISLSENATDTTSSWVEEADGTATSFATTSSADAADAEEKSTASVER; translated from the coding sequence ATGAAGATGGCCAACGAGTGCGGCGCATCGACGCAGCCGGCGGCAGCGCCGGCCGGTCAGGCGGCTACAACCCTGGCCGGAGGTGGGAATAGCTCGAccaagaacaataacaacaacaaggACGGTGGCGGTGTGGCAGGAGTGGACACCATGCCGGGGGGGATGCCGTTCGACACCGCCAAGGCCAAGATATACGAGACCAAGCGGCACAAGAAGATCGTGCGCCTCATGACGGTCATGGCGTACGTTCTCTCTGTCTCGCTCGCGGCGATCGTGCTGTCGATGTACTACGTGTTCCTATGGGATCCCAACATGCGTTCGGAGCTCCCGCAGTCATCGTCGGACCGCGAAACGGGCCGCATGACGGCGTTTGCGCCATCGTCGTCTGCTACGAACGAGACGGACTGTTCGCAGCTATCGTCTGCTCCGCAGAAGGCGGCGAGAGTTCCGACGGCCACCACTACGGCGACGACGATCAACGACGAGCCTACCGTTGTCGACGCGACAGTAGGCTATGACGTCACTGCTGGGGATGCGTCCCCTTCGGAGATTCCGTTCGGCGAGATTTCGCTCTCCGAGAACGCGACGGACACCACGTCGTCGTGGGTTGAAGAAGCCGACGGTACTGCCACGTCGTTTGCGACGACTTCTTCCGCGGACGCCGCGGATGCGGAAGAAAAGTCCACTGCTTCCGTCGAGAGATGA
- the LOC142587726 gene encoding iris-like isoform X1, with amino-acid sequence MSETTDGSPPSAAAAKRAARAEAQRRRRQNPEVRAAEAEAYRRRRRDDPGVRVAEAEAKRRRREDPAVRAAEAEAHRRRREQPAVSEAEAEAHRRRREDPAVRAAEAEAHRRRREQPAVSEAEAEAHRRRREDPAVRTAEAEAHRRRREQPAVSEAEAEAHRRRREDSTVRAAEAEAKRKQRLANSQGATNAFRRQFTDNPFGSLCSVCDRLWFQNDVKPLPDTCRENLRCAFPNSDLCQFRLCSSCMQSVREGDITHFFASIYRKGYLTMATSTTAMPVDLTTPISAFTIDLYKQLDSGSDGTKNVVFSPFSIAAALSMTLAGAKDHTATEITNVLHINGDVIHAQFSEFFAKVETCAPDVMLDVANRLYSEKTFVVLEDYISTLKKFYNSTVMPVDFKSSAEAARLAINAWVEETTKSKIKDLLPSGAVDSDTALVLINAIYFKGLWKDQFNPKATTLQEFHRSKETAKEVQMMHKQSRFKINTKCTDLNANAIEIPYKGGKTSMVILLPHEVDGLPDLEATLTPSKLLDVLNGLDSKTVALSLPRFRIEYRLDLKKTLHVMGIKDLFTDKADLSGIDGKKDLMVSAAVHKAFVEVNEEGTEAAAATGMLGRPKSAVRVIPFSVDHPFMFFIRSHDPDVILFAGSVRNV; translated from the exons atgagcgagacgaccgatggaagtcctccgtctgctgctgctgctaaacgagctgccagagcagaggcccagcgccgtcgccgtcagaatccagaggtgcgtgccgccgaagcagaagcttaccgtcgccgccgtcgagatgatccaggagtacgcgtcgccgaagcagaggctaagcgccgccgccgagaagaccctgccgttcgcgccgccgaagcggaggctcatcgccgccgtcgagagcaaccagcagtaagcgaggctgaagcagaagctcatcgccgccgccgagaagaccctgcagttcgcgccgccgaagcggaggctcatcgccgccgtcgagagcaaccagcagtaagcgaggctgaagcagaagctcatcgccgccgccgagaagaccctgccgttcgcaccgccgaagcggaggctcatcgccgccgtcgagagcaaccagcagtaagcgaggctgaagcagaagctcatcgccgtcgCAGAGAAGACTCTACCGTTCGCGCGGCCGAGGCCGAGGCCAAACGCAAACAAAGGCTCGCAAACAGTCAGGGTGCAACAAATGCTTTCCGGCGACAGTTTACAGACAATCCGTTTGGAAGTTTGTGTTCAGTGTGTGATCGGCTCTGGTTCCAAAATGACGTGAAACCGCTTCCGGATACGTGCCGTGAGAATCTCCGGTGTGCGTTTCCCAACTCGGACTTGTGTCAATTCAGACTGTGTTCTTCATGCATGCAATCTGTGCGGGAAGGTGACATTACtcatttctttgcctcaatctatcgaaaag GATACCTTACCATGGCCACATCAACTACAGCAATGCCAGTGGATCTGACTACTCCAATATCTGCCTTCACCATTGACCTGTACAAGCAACTTGATTCAgggagcgatggaacaaagaacgTTGTCTTCTCTCCGTTCAGCATCGCAGCTGCTCTGTCAATGACTCTTGCTGGTGCCAAAGACCACACCGCTACTGAAATCACCAATGTCTTGCACATAAATGGTGATGTGATCCACGCACAGTTTTCCGAATTCTTTGCGAAGGTTGAAACGTGTGCACCTGATGTGATGTTGGATGTTGCGAATCGCCTGTACTCCGAGAAGACGTTCGTAGTCCTGGAAGACTACATTTCCACACTGAAGAAATTTTACAACAGCACTGTGATGCCTGTCGATTTCAAGAGCAGTGCTGAAGCAGCCAGACTTGCAATAAATGCCTGGGTAGAAGAAACAACTAAGTCAAAAATCAAGGACCTTCTTCCCAGTGGTGCTGTGGATTCCGACACTGCTCTTGTGTTGATCAATGCCATTTACTTCAAGGGTCTGTGGAAAGATCAGTTCAACCCCAAGGCAACTACCCTGCAGGAGTTTCACAGATCCAAAGAAACAGCTAAAGAGGTCCAAATGATGCACAAGCAATCACGCTTTAAGATCAACACCAAATGCACAGACCTGAATGCTAATGCAATTGAAATCCCATACAAAGGCGGCAAGACGTCTATGGTGATCCTTCTGCCCCATGAAGTTGACGGCCTTCCAGATCTGGAGGCAACACTTACGCCATCAAAGCTGTTGGATGTCTTGAATGGTCTTGATTCGAAAACGGTCGCTCTCAGTCTCCCACGATTTAGAATTGAGTACCGCTTAGACTTAAAGAAAACGCTTCATGTGATGGGCATAAAAGATTTGTTCACTGACAAGGCAGATCTGTCGGGAATAGATGGGAAAAAAGACCTCATGGTCTCAGCTGCAGTTCACAAGGCCTTTGTAGAAGTTAATGAGGAAGGCACAGAGGCAGCAGCTGCTACAGGAATGTTGGGAAGGCCAAAGTCTGCTGTCAGAGTTATTCCATTCTCAGTTGACCACCCATTCATGTTCTTCATTCGAAGTCATGACCCAGATGTAATTCTTTTTGCAGGCTCTGTACGCAATGTATAG
- the LOC142587726 gene encoding iris-like isoform X2, whose product MSETTDGSPPSAAAAKRAARAEAQRRRRQNPEVRAAEAEAYRRRRRDDPGVRVAEAEAKRRRREDPAVRAAEAEAHRRRREQPAVSEAEAEAHRRRREDPAVRAAEAEAHRRRREQPAVSEAEAEAHRRRREDPAVRTAEAEAHRRRREQPAVSEAEAEAHRRRREDSTVRAAEAEAKRKQRLANSQGATNAFRRQFTDNPFGSLCSVCDRLWFQNDVKPLPDTCRENLRCAFPNSDLCQFRLCSSCMQSVREGYLTMATSTTAMPVDLTTPISAFTIDLYKQLDSGSDGTKNVVFSPFSIAAALSMTLAGAKDHTATEITNVLHINGDVIHAQFSEFFAKVETCAPDVMLDVANRLYSEKTFVVLEDYISTLKKFYNSTVMPVDFKSSAEAARLAINAWVEETTKSKIKDLLPSGAVDSDTALVLINAIYFKGLWKDQFNPKATTLQEFHRSKETAKEVQMMHKQSRFKINTKCTDLNANAIEIPYKGGKTSMVILLPHEVDGLPDLEATLTPSKLLDVLNGLDSKTVALSLPRFRIEYRLDLKKTLHVMGIKDLFTDKADLSGIDGKKDLMVSAAVHKAFVEVNEEGTEAAAATGMLGRPKSAVRVIPFSVDHPFMFFIRSHDPDVILFAGSVRNV is encoded by the exons atgagcgagacgaccgatggaagtcctccgtctgctgctgctgctaaacgagctgccagagcagaggcccagcgccgtcgccgtcagaatccagaggtgcgtgccgccgaagcagaagcttaccgtcgccgccgtcgagatgatccaggagtacgcgtcgccgaagcagaggctaagcgccgccgccgagaagaccctgccgttcgcgccgccgaagcggaggctcatcgccgccgtcgagagcaaccagcagtaagcgaggctgaagcagaagctcatcgccgccgccgagaagaccctgcagttcgcgccgccgaagcggaggctcatcgccgccgtcgagagcaaccagcagtaagcgaggctgaagcagaagctcatcgccgccgccgagaagaccctgccgttcgcaccgccgaagcggaggctcatcgccgccgtcgagagcaaccagcagtaagcgaggctgaagcagaagctcatcgccgtcgCAGAGAAGACTCTACCGTTCGCGCGGCCGAGGCCGAGGCCAAACGCAAACAAAGGCTCGCAAACAGTCAGGGTGCAACAAATGCTTTCCGGCGACAGTTTACAGACAATCCGTTTGGAAGTTTGTGTTCAGTGTGTGATCGGCTCTGGTTCCAAAATGACGTGAAACCGCTTCCGGATACGTGCCGTGAGAATCTCCGGTGTGCGTTTCCCAACTCGGACTTGTGTCAATTCAGACTGTGTTCTTCATGCATGCAATCTGTGCGGGAAG GATACCTTACCATGGCCACATCAACTACAGCAATGCCAGTGGATCTGACTACTCCAATATCTGCCTTCACCATTGACCTGTACAAGCAACTTGATTCAgggagcgatggaacaaagaacgTTGTCTTCTCTCCGTTCAGCATCGCAGCTGCTCTGTCAATGACTCTTGCTGGTGCCAAAGACCACACCGCTACTGAAATCACCAATGTCTTGCACATAAATGGTGATGTGATCCACGCACAGTTTTCCGAATTCTTTGCGAAGGTTGAAACGTGTGCACCTGATGTGATGTTGGATGTTGCGAATCGCCTGTACTCCGAGAAGACGTTCGTAGTCCTGGAAGACTACATTTCCACACTGAAGAAATTTTACAACAGCACTGTGATGCCTGTCGATTTCAAGAGCAGTGCTGAAGCAGCCAGACTTGCAATAAATGCCTGGGTAGAAGAAACAACTAAGTCAAAAATCAAGGACCTTCTTCCCAGTGGTGCTGTGGATTCCGACACTGCTCTTGTGTTGATCAATGCCATTTACTTCAAGGGTCTGTGGAAAGATCAGTTCAACCCCAAGGCAACTACCCTGCAGGAGTTTCACAGATCCAAAGAAACAGCTAAAGAGGTCCAAATGATGCACAAGCAATCACGCTTTAAGATCAACACCAAATGCACAGACCTGAATGCTAATGCAATTGAAATCCCATACAAAGGCGGCAAGACGTCTATGGTGATCCTTCTGCCCCATGAAGTTGACGGCCTTCCAGATCTGGAGGCAACACTTACGCCATCAAAGCTGTTGGATGTCTTGAATGGTCTTGATTCGAAAACGGTCGCTCTCAGTCTCCCACGATTTAGAATTGAGTACCGCTTAGACTTAAAGAAAACGCTTCATGTGATGGGCATAAAAGATTTGTTCACTGACAAGGCAGATCTGTCGGGAATAGATGGGAAAAAAGACCTCATGGTCTCAGCTGCAGTTCACAAGGCCTTTGTAGAAGTTAATGAGGAAGGCACAGAGGCAGCAGCTGCTACAGGAATGTTGGGAAGGCCAAAGTCTGCTGTCAGAGTTATTCCATTCTCAGTTGACCACCCATTCATGTTCTTCATTCGAAGTCATGACCCAGATGTAATTCTTTTTGCAGGCTCTGTACGCAATGTATAG